Genomic segment of Osmia bicornis bicornis chromosome 2, iOsmBic2.1, whole genome shotgun sequence:
AGAGCGACAGCCCACTGATTTTGTATTCAGCCAACTTCCGTTATAAAATTGCCAAGTTTTTTGCCCGACGCTGAGACACGGGACAAGAAGGAGGCGAAagacgagaaagaaaaatggtgGCAAACGCGTGGACGCAAAAATTTTCCGAATGCAAAACAAGATACGTTAGAGACGAGAATCTACGAACACGTTTCTTCTTATGCAAAACTGAcgaggaataaaataaatcgttGAACAGTGACACTTGTTTCGTCGCGATAAATCTATTTCGTTCTTTAGATAGAATTCGACTCTTCCATTGAAAGTAACGATCGAAATAAAAATCGTTCACGGAaagacaaaaataaaaagttgttTAATAAAAGTTCCAAATTACAAAGCTGTCGCGGAAGAAGTCTTCGAACTCGACGTTCGCTTGAAACAGGCGGAAAGAAAATTCGATCGAAGGATGATAGAAGAGTAAGAATCTAAGAGAGATAGGAGGGAGGAGGAGAAAATTCTGAAGTTGGGTGGACGAGAAAGGGGGTTGGAAGATCGACGGGACGAGGGTGACTATGACGCGAAACGTCAACCGAGCTGACGGGGTAGCTTTTCCCGCGCGAAAGGGACGAAAAGCATTCAAGCCCCGAAAGTCAAAATAACTTCCTAAACTTTAACCTCCAGAGTATAAAAGTGGAATGCCTTTTCTATCTGCTCGCGAGGATCTTCGTATCCGGCTGGAAGTTGACGTTCCGGCTTCCAAGCGATCTCCTCCTGGCTTCGCCGATAAAAACACGTCATATCCGCGGCTGCTTCTTGCGTTTCAAAGTCTGCCCCGCGAAAACGAGCAGATCTACTCCCACCGGACAGAACTGTTTCTTTCCTCTTTAGATATTTCTAGTGATGCTTCgaatcattaatatttcaaaagtttcaaatatcgaaatattttcaagtattTCTGTAGTGTTTCCCTGTAATTATCAGCAACCCTATCATGACGGATAATCGACTATTTGGATCCTTCGATGCAGTGATCATTATTTACAACTGATACGAAAAAGGTCTATGGTGTCCAAAGAGGCagtttattttgtattataatagGATCGAGAAATTGGGTCTTTTCTTATTGCAAGGGTATTGAAATAGTGATCTGGACAGTGGTTCCGAACCGCGTCCCAGTTAAGCCCTTTATTACGATAATCCTGTTAGCGGAAACAATTGACGAACGCTCCttgcaataataaaattcaggTAACGTGGAAATTCCTGTCGAACACTACGCATACTCAAAAGTTGCAACAtgacatatagtaataattgggTTTGGGGTTCTATTGCGACTACTATACGGGCAAGTATGGTGTTCTAAGAAATTCTCGGGCTTACGTAACATTGTTTCGTACGAACATTGGACATTCACTCTGTCGAATTTGTCTATTGTAGTTTTCAAGTATCTTTCTGTCCTGATGCTCGTCCCTGTCGCAGGATGTCGAGCAAAACACCCTCTCTGCTGTTCGTGGCGGGCTAGTCGTCGCGTAACATATGCTTTTATCTAAATTAAACAGTGTCGGCGCGATTTTCATTTCCTGGCTTGAAGCCGCTGATGTTATCCGCAGGATAGCGCGTCGCGAGAGCGTTGCTAAGGGTCGGGAAAGGTTTACCCTCCCTGCACCGACCAACCCCAACCCTCTTCGTTCGCCTTCCTTCTTCGTCCTCCTTCATCCAACAGCAGCTATCTCTTCTCCTTACACGTTTAGTCTCTCTATACCTCTCCTTGCTATCTCACCATATTCCAACGGATCCCTTCATCCCCCTTGCCGGTCTCTTCTTCCTGTTCCACCCTCTCGCTCGAACTTGTGGCCTCCTTCGCTTCAAAATATGCTGCGGCTGTTTCGTGTACTGAAACACGAACGATCCTTGCAATTGGGATTGTAATCTGCACAAGCACTGGGAATTTGAGGGATGAACATCGGCGGTTGATGAGCTTCTCTTCAGAGTCGTGGATTTTCAATCGATTTTTGATTGCAAATCGTCGGAGCAAAGATTCTGAAAGAACGTAATAAAAATTCGGTAAAATTAATCAGGAATAGCTTTGAACCCTCGATGAAATCGGAATCCCGGCTTAATAAACCATCAGCTTGTATTTTGGAAGCGACGACAGGGGTGGGTGTAAAAAATTCGTAGGAAACAAGGTAAATGCGAAGGTAATTCGATCGTAATTACTTTTCTATACTCGAGATAATCCCTTCATCCAGGAGTTCTCTCCCCTTTCGCGTCATCCCGGTCGCTCGGCCATTCTTCGCGTAACCCGGCTTCCCGTTCTCCTCCCTTCGACTGGCCTCTCTAGTTCTCCGCGTTGACTGAAGGCAATCCACCGTCAGACCCTGTCAAACTTCTAGATTACATTATACAAAAGCGGAGGCACGGCTCGTCGATCTCGAAATCCGGCCATCGGGAATACTCGCCGCCATTGGGAAACATAAGACGGGGGTGAAATGTGAAACGGAACCCTCTTTGCCGTCCTGAAATTGTTGctgatttaatatttattacaacGGATACATTTATCTCGGAATATACATTTATCTCTACACTACagcttaataaattcatttagaAATATCGAAGTATTTAAAACTGACGTTCatgagaataatttttaaatgtctAATGGTTAGTAACATGTTTATACTTTCAACGTCATAAAAGATTATTTGCTTCGTGTATCGGTTCATCTACCTCCTCGTATCTCATAAACGTCCGTGTACAATTATCTAATGGAAACAAAGTACGATAATCATCAGACTTATAATTTTAAGCTTCGAGgtacttttcattttacttATCATTAAAGATCGGTTAACGGAAGCCACGAGTCACGTAGATTGTTAACGTGACTCCGCTTCGTCGACTATTTTCTATATCTTCGATAATATTCCTGATAAACGGGTGCAATGTTTCCTTAGCATTGTTTGTACAAACGCAGTACTAAGTACACACG
This window contains:
- the LOC123989286 gene encoding uncharacterized protein LOC123989286, which gives rise to MFFTRGREFYQRLRGILNDLRTHRGSRSMEQFLQSLLRRFAIKNRLKIHDSEEKLINRRCSSLKFPVLVQITIPIARIVRVSVHETAAAYFEAKEATSSSERVEQEEETGKGDEGIRWNMVASI